From the genome of Mycetocola spongiae, one region includes:
- a CDS encoding M20 family metallo-hydrolase, whose protein sequence is MTRADFLADFRELSALGALPSGGLHRLAGGAADGEARRWLISWFREHGLDPRVDRVGNVFGLREFDPALPYLLLGSHLDSQPSGGRFDGQYGVLAAAHAAASVVVPTRPRVNLAVVSWTNEEGARFAPSVMGSSVFGGDLPAEAALAATDDLGITLAQALADIGMPAGLAPPIFHLPPAGYLEVHVEQGRYLEDHGLNIAAVDRCWGAAKLSVEVRGEQAHTGPTVMADRRDALVAAARLVTGLAELPERFPPGLIHTSVGWLQVLPNSPNVVPALVRLRAEIRCEDPALLAEATRVFEHELCAAESVCEVVITQRSLRPAAVVDAEGARRVLEAAESLGLTAVLRPTIAGHDAVVLSRHMPTSLFFIPSAGGITHNEREFTADRDLLNGVDLLRELVQRTL, encoded by the coding sequence ATGACCCGCGCTGATTTTCTGGCCGATTTCCGGGAGCTCTCCGCGCTGGGTGCCCTGCCCTCGGGCGGCCTGCACCGCCTCGCGGGTGGCGCCGCGGACGGCGAGGCCCGGCGCTGGCTGATCTCCTGGTTTCGCGAGCACGGTTTGGACCCGCGGGTGGATCGCGTGGGCAACGTATTTGGGCTGCGCGAATTTGATCCGGCGCTGCCCTATCTGCTGCTCGGCTCCCACCTGGATTCCCAGCCCTCGGGCGGGCGCTTCGACGGACAATACGGGGTACTCGCCGCGGCCCATGCCGCGGCGAGTGTGGTGGTTCCAACCCGGCCCCGGGTGAACCTCGCGGTGGTGTCCTGGACCAATGAGGAGGGCGCACGCTTTGCCCCCTCCGTGATGGGTAGCTCGGTTTTTGGCGGGGATCTGCCCGCGGAGGCCGCGCTCGCCGCGACCGATGACCTGGGGATCACCCTCGCGCAGGCCCTCGCCGATATTGGCATGCCCGCGGGGCTCGCGCCACCGATCTTCCATCTGCCGCCCGCGGGATACCTGGAGGTGCACGTCGAGCAGGGCCGCTATCTGGAGGATCATGGGCTCAATATTGCCGCGGTGGATCGCTGCTGGGGTGCCGCCAAGCTGAGCGTGGAGGTGCGTGGGGAGCAGGCCCATACCGGGCCCACGGTCATGGCCGATCGCCGGGACGCACTGGTCGCCGCCGCCCGGCTGGTGACGGGGCTGGCCGAGCTGCCGGAACGGTTTCCCCCGGGACTTATCCATACCTCGGTGGGCTGGTTGCAGGTCCTCCCCAATTCGCCCAATGTGGTGCCCGCACTGGTGCGGTTGCGCGCGGAGATTCGCTGCGAGGACCCGGCGCTGCTCGCCGAGGCCACACGGGTCTTTGAGCACGAGCTCTGTGCGGCGGAGTCCGTCTGCGAGGTGGTGATCACTCAGCGCTCGCTGCGGCCCGCGGCCGTGGTGGATGCGGAGGGTGCCCGGCGCGTGCTGGAGGCCGCGGAATCGCTTGGGCTCACGGCGGTGCTGCGGCCCACGATTGCCGGTCACGATGCCGTGGTGCTGTCCCGGCATATGCCCACGTCGCTGTTTTTTATCCCCAGCGCGGGCGGTATCACCCATAATGAGCGGGAGTTCACCGCGGACCGGGATCTGCTGAACGGGGTGGATCTGCTGCGCGAGCTGGTGCAACGGACGCTATAG
- a CDS encoding SDR family oxidoreductase has product MTYIVHGATGAQGSPVLAELIAAGHDVSAAVRDPRGLPEGVHGIAVDLADTNSLIAAYRGAEGVFIHLPLGAPDQILGFARSIVAAVAEAKPARVVVSTSGAIVDEPGAALQAAPESAIATLISGIAASGVSLAVVAPRLYLENLLLPMIAGPAREEGVLRYPLPSGYPVSWSSHLDVAVVAARLLTDPTVTGTVAVGALPGLSGEDLAAGFAAHLGRAVSFEAISPDQFGELIIPMFGPEASAPIVGLYHALGERNSNVIAAENSAQTLLGLHPRSVAQWLAAVGA; this is encoded by the coding sequence ATGACTTATATCGTACATGGCGCCACCGGTGCCCAGGGTTCCCCCGTCCTCGCCGAGCTTATTGCCGCGGGGCATGATGTTTCCGCCGCGGTCCGCGATCCCCGCGGCCTGCCCGAGGGTGTACACGGCATCGCCGTGGACCTCGCCGATACCAACTCGCTGATCGCCGCCTATCGCGGGGCCGAGGGAGTCTTCATCCACCTGCCCCTGGGCGCACCCGATCAGATTCTTGGCTTTGCCCGATCGATCGTGGCCGCCGTGGCCGAGGCCAAGCCCGCGCGCGTGGTGGTCTCCACCAGCGGTGCGATCGTGGACGAGCCCGGGGCAGCCCTGCAGGCAGCCCCCGAGAGCGCGATCGCCACGCTCATTTCGGGCATCGCGGCCAGCGGCGTCTCGCTCGCCGTGGTGGCCCCGCGCCTCTACCTGGAAAACCTGCTGCTGCCGATGATCGCCGGGCCCGCCCGCGAGGAGGGTGTGCTGCGCTATCCGCTTCCCTCCGGTTATCCCGTGTCCTGGAGCTCGCACCTGGACGTGGCCGTGGTGGCCGCGCGCCTGCTGACCGATCCCACCGTGACCGGCACCGTCGCCGTGGGCGCGCTCCCCGGCCTCAGCGGCGAGGACCTGGCCGCTGGTTTTGCCGCGCACCTGGGCCGCGCCGTGAGCTTCGAGGCGATCAGCCCCGATCAGTTTGGTGAGCTCATCATCCCGATGTTTGGCCCCGAGGCCAGCGCACCGATCGTGGGGCTCTATCACGCCCTGGGCGAGCGCAACTCCAATGTGATCGCCGCCGAGAACTCGGCACAGACCCTGCTGGGCCTGCACCCGCGCAGCGTGGCACAGTGGCTTGCCGCGGTGGGCGCATAG
- a CDS encoding winged helix-turn-helix transcriptional regulator: MSENTAEDTLPECGVARFLLLLDGPWATLIVRELLHGPHRFTELREALPGISAHTLTSRLRRFETHGLVTRTAFAETPPRVIYELTPLGHRLRPVLDQMNLWGTEAPRTAFPTPRPR, encoded by the coding sequence ATGAGTGAAAATACCGCCGAGGATACGCTCCCGGAGTGTGGCGTGGCGCGCTTCCTGCTGCTGTTGGATGGCCCGTGGGCCACGCTGATCGTGCGTGAACTGCTGCATGGACCGCATCGTTTTACCGAACTGCGCGAGGCCCTGCCCGGCATCAGCGCCCATACCCTCACCAGCCGCCTGCGCCGCTTCGAGACCCACGGCCTGGTCACCCGCACCGCCTTCGCCGAGACTCCCCCGCGCGTGATCTACGAGCTGACCCCGCTGGGCCATCGGCTGCGCCCGGTGCTAGACCAGATGAACCTCTGGGGCACCGAGGCCCCGCGCACCGCCTTCCCCACGCCGCGGCCGCGCTAG
- a CDS encoding ABC transporter permease, which yields MYAIERALRGVMGRWRRNALVVFAVALSAACLVTMLGISLASSDAIIESVSGGETTRVQAVLPAAAWAVEEEPLLNNSGNIEGVDSAGTLTGAEASGLKARLDSVARPEGIAVGIAVASPRGLAQRDLAILDGAISLPADPATATVLLGSRVARDLGVSARSGDNRIRINGSWVLVAAVLEESGESSALSASAVISPGALGPLGLTPVTRVVELRVQTERVGSALKYVAGSLWPADSAAVSLSAAQDPRQLRDRLEGETLGLVLAVTWVMIGVAIFLIANTMQIAIGERHREIGVERAFGIGRGSIAGQFFCEAALLGGIGAIAGLLLGAGASAAACLINGWTILLPPLVLLVVPAGLLLGGLGGSLPAWTASRIRPIELLR from the coding sequence ATGTACGCGATTGAGCGCGCGTTACGCGGGGTGATGGGGCGCTGGCGGCGGAATGCCCTCGTGGTTTTTGCGGTGGCCCTGAGCGCCGCGTGTTTGGTGACGATGCTGGGGATCTCACTGGCCTCCAGCGATGCCATTATCGAATCCGTTAGTGGCGGCGAGACCACCCGAGTCCAGGCGGTTCTGCCGGCGGCGGCCTGGGCGGTGGAGGAGGAACCGCTGCTGAATAATAGCGGGAATATCGAGGGCGTGGACTCCGCCGGAACCCTGACCGGTGCCGAGGCTTCGGGGCTGAAGGCCAGGCTCGACTCGGTTGCACGACCGGAGGGAATTGCCGTGGGAATTGCCGTGGCCTCGCCACGGGGCCTCGCGCAACGCGATCTGGCCATTCTCGACGGTGCCATATCGCTCCCAGCCGACCCGGCAACCGCCACCGTCCTTCTGGGCTCGCGGGTGGCGCGTGACCTCGGGGTATCGGCCCGATCGGGCGATAACCGGATCCGAATAAACGGCTCGTGGGTGCTGGTGGCCGCCGTGCTTGAGGAGAGCGGCGAGAGCTCCGCACTCTCCGCCAGCGCGGTAATCTCCCCGGGAGCCCTGGGTCCTCTGGGGCTGACACCGGTTACCCGGGTGGTGGAACTGAGGGTGCAGACGGAGCGTGTGGGAAGCGCGCTGAAATACGTGGCGGGCTCGCTGTGGCCCGCCGATTCCGCGGCGGTCAGCCTGTCGGCGGCGCAGGACCCGAGGCAGCTGCGCGACCGGTTGGAGGGTGAGACGCTGGGGCTGGTTCTCGCGGTGACCTGGGTCATGATCGGGGTGGCTATCTTCCTGATTGCCAATACTATGCAGATCGCGATTGGCGAGCGGCATCGCGAGATCGGCGTGGAGCGAGCCTTCGGGATTGGGCGCGGCTCGATTGCGGGCCAGTTTTTCTGCGAGGCAGCGCTACTCGGGGGGATCGGGGCTATCGCGGGTCTGCTGCTCGGGGCGGGCGCGAGCGCCGCGGCGTGCCTGATCAACGGCTGGACGATTCTGCTTCCCCCGCTGGTACTGCTGGTGGTACCCGCGGGGCTGCTCCTGGGTGGGCTCGGCGGGAGCCTCCCCGCATGGACCGCGAGCCGGATCCGCCCGATCGAGCTGCTGCGCTAG
- a CDS encoding ABC transporter ATP-binding protein gives MTQARGEDAAPLIHATGLARHFEPATVALRSANLRVYPGESVALTGPSGAGKSTLLSLLGLLDSPSAGSYELCGREVSRAGAREQARLRMETIGFVFQAFHLVPHLSVLQNVELAPRARGWGRAQSRRLADDVLSRVGLSHRTRARPGTLSGGEAQRVAIARALCVQPAVLLCDEPTGNLDSSSSRAILDLILAAVGPRSAVLIVTHEAEVAASCDRVIRVSDGVTAEIGAQDVRD, from the coding sequence GTGACGCAAGCGCGGGGCGAGGATGCCGCGCCCCTGATCCACGCGACGGGACTCGCCCGCCACTTCGAACCCGCTACCGTGGCGCTGCGCTCTGCCAACCTGCGCGTATATCCCGGGGAGTCGGTGGCCCTGACCGGGCCGAGTGGCGCCGGAAAATCCACGCTCCTATCGCTCCTTGGACTGCTGGACTCGCCGTCCGCGGGCAGCTATGAGCTTTGCGGCCGGGAGGTATCGCGCGCGGGAGCCCGGGAGCAGGCGCGGTTGCGAATGGAGACGATCGGTTTTGTCTTTCAGGCCTTTCATCTGGTGCCCCACCTGAGTGTCCTTCAGAACGTGGAGCTTGCCCCGCGCGCCCGCGGGTGGGGGCGGGCGCAGAGCCGGCGCCTCGCCGATGACGTCCTCAGCCGGGTGGGCCTCAGCCATCGCACCCGCGCGCGCCCCGGAACGCTCTCGGGAGGCGAGGCTCAGCGGGTGGCGATTGCGCGGGCTCTGTGTGTGCAACCAGCCGTGCTGCTGTGCGATGAGCCCACCGGAAATCTCGATAGCTCCTCGAGCCGGGCGATCCTGGATCTCATCCTGGCCGCGGTGGGGCCGCGCAGTGCCGTGTTGATTGTGACCCATGAGGCGGAGGTCGCCGCGTCCTGCGACCGGGTAATTCGGGTATCGGACGGCGTGACCGCGGAGATCGGGGCGCAAGATGTACGCGATTGA
- a CDS encoding peptidoglycan-binding domain-containing protein, which yields MTGALLIMLAVCGGLALGIAIHNRESATPAPAAMPPVFGKLTDAPVLDRISGSVTVSAGATLAVRVPAGVITRAGAAAGSVLENEGEVLTTVNEVPVLLWLGEVPNYRALGPGSSGADVAQVQGVLRRAGYRISDPAGEFGEHTAEGLYRYLRERRIVPRDLGGQPISAEEWRSVGVPLGMAVFVPELPVRVSGGPCGTLGAQTEAELCSLEFGAPGFVLEVSVADAGRLEPGVAVSFTLAGSVVSATLGERLPATIEPGAQGSGPPGSAPPAAAEGEATGGGPRFALLVPADVAAVAGQQSRAEVILARSGEGFLRIEGAAIRDRAGGAPWLRARSGEHLAIEPGICAEGYCAVSGADLRAGTEILISGELEASEAPG from the coding sequence ATGACCGGCGCACTGCTCATCATGCTTGCCGTGTGTGGCGGACTGGCACTGGGAATTGCGATCCACAACCGGGAGAGTGCGACCCCCGCGCCCGCCGCGATGCCGCCGGTATTTGGAAAACTCACGGATGCCCCCGTGCTCGACAGGATCAGCGGTAGCGTCACGGTCTCCGCGGGGGCCACCCTCGCCGTGAGGGTCCCCGCGGGGGTAATCACACGGGCGGGGGCCGCCGCGGGCAGCGTCCTTGAAAACGAGGGTGAGGTATTGACCACCGTGAATGAGGTTCCCGTGCTGTTATGGCTCGGGGAGGTGCCAAACTATCGAGCGCTTGGACCGGGCAGCTCGGGGGCCGATGTGGCGCAGGTTCAGGGTGTGCTGCGCCGCGCGGGATATCGAATCTCCGACCCCGCAGGCGAGTTCGGGGAGCACACCGCCGAGGGCCTCTACCGCTATCTCCGGGAGCGACGGATCGTGCCTCGCGACCTGGGCGGCCAGCCGATTTCTGCCGAGGAGTGGCGCTCCGTGGGGGTGCCCCTCGGCATGGCCGTGTTTGTCCCGGAACTGCCGGTGCGCGTTTCCGGCGGGCCGTGCGGCACGCTCGGAGCCCAGACCGAAGCGGAGCTGTGCAGCCTGGAGTTCGGAGCCCCCGGATTTGTATTGGAGGTATCGGTCGCCGATGCGGGGCGTCTGGAACCCGGCGTGGCGGTCTCCTTTACGCTCGCGGGAAGCGTGGTCAGCGCGACCCTGGGCGAGCGTCTCCCGGCCACGATCGAGCCGGGCGCGCAAGGATCCGGGCCACCTGGCTCCGCGCCCCCCGCCGCGGCCGAGGGCGAGGCCACGGGTGGCGGCCCGCGCTTTGCCCTGCTGGTCCCGGCGGATGTGGCGGCGGTGGCCGGGCAGCAGAGTCGGGCCGAGGTGATTCTGGCGCGCTCGGGCGAGGGGTTCCTGCGAATCGAGGGGGCCGCGATCAGAGACCGCGCGGGAGGGGCCCCGTGGTTACGTGCACGCTCGGGGGAGCACCTGGCGATCGAGCCGGGCATCTGCGCCGAGGGCTATTGCGCGGTGAGCGGCGCGGATCTGCGCGCGGGCACAGAAATCCTCATCTCGGGGGAGCTCGAAGCGTCCGAGGCACCGGGGTGA
- a CDS encoding ribonuclease J translates to MPVTAYMPPKLKKGTLRVTPIGGLGEIGRNMTTFEIDGKILIVDCGVLFPEEHQPGVDLILPDFGPIKDRLQDIVGVVLTHGHEDHIGAVPYLLRLRQDIPLIGSGLTLALVEAKLKEHRIKPYTHTVKEGDTEKLGPFDLEFIAVNHSIPDALAVFIRTEAGTALVTGDFKMDQLPLDGRITDLRAFARVGEEGVDLFLPDSTNAEVPGFTTPERDIGPVLSSVMAKTKGQVIVASFSSHVHRVQQVLDAAYENGRRVALLGRSMVRNMTIAAELGYLHVPEGVLVDFKKTKGIPDNKIVFMSTGSQGEPMAVLSRMVNQDHQVEPREGDTVILASSLIPGNENAVYRIIDGLTKLGANVVHKGNAKVHVSGHASAGELLYCYNILKPKNVLPVHGEHRHLFANGKLANQTGVPEKNTILGQDGIVVDLRDGVAREVGQLDLKFVYVDGKTVGEITEDDLRDRRVLGEEGFISILVAIDGKTGRIISGPQIQAKGFAEDVRVFDKVKPKIVAAINEAADNGVRDTHALNQIVRRTMGRWVATSLRRRPMIVPMVVAA, encoded by the coding sequence ATGCCCGTCACCGCCTATATGCCGCCGAAACTGAAAAAGGGAACCCTGCGGGTTACCCCGATCGGCGGACTCGGTGAAATTGGTCGCAATATGACGACCTTCGAAATCGACGGCAAGATTCTGATCGTGGACTGTGGTGTGCTCTTCCCCGAGGAGCACCAGCCCGGTGTTGATCTGATCCTGCCCGATTTTGGACCGATTAAGGACCGCCTGCAGGACATCGTGGGCGTGGTTTTGACCCACGGCCACGAGGACCACATCGGCGCCGTCCCCTACCTGCTGCGCCTGCGCCAGGATATTCCGCTGATCGGCTCCGGCCTGACCCTCGCACTCGTGGAGGCCAAGCTCAAGGAACACCGGATTAAGCCCTATACCCACACGGTGAAGGAGGGGGATACCGAGAAGCTTGGTCCGTTTGACCTCGAATTCATCGCCGTGAACCACTCGATCCCGGATGCCCTCGCGGTATTCATCCGCACCGAGGCCGGTACGGCCCTGGTCACGGGTGACTTCAAGATGGATCAGCTGCCCCTGGACGGTCGGATCACCGACCTGCGCGCGTTTGCCCGCGTCGGCGAGGAGGGCGTGGACCTGTTCCTGCCCGATTCCACCAACGCCGAGGTTCCCGGGTTCACCACGCCCGAGCGCGATATCGGACCGGTTCTGTCCTCCGTGATGGCCAAGACCAAGGGTCAGGTCATCGTGGCGAGCTTCTCGAGCCACGTTCACCGCGTGCAGCAGGTGCTGGATGCCGCCTACGAGAACGGCCGCCGCGTGGCCCTGCTGGGTCGTTCGATGGTGCGCAATATGACCATCGCCGCCGAGCTCGGCTATCTGCACGTCCCCGAGGGTGTGCTGGTGGACTTCAAGAAGACCAAGGGCATTCCCGATAATAAGATCGTCTTCATGTCCACGGGTTCGCAGGGCGAGCCGATGGCCGTGCTGAGCCGGATGGTCAACCAGGATCACCAGGTGGAGCCCCGCGAGGGCGATACCGTGATCCTCGCGTCGAGCCTGATCCCGGGTAACGAGAACGCCGTGTATCGCATCATCGACGGGCTCACCAAGCTCGGCGCCAATGTGGTGCATAAGGGCAACGCCAAGGTGCACGTCTCCGGACACGCCTCCGCCGGCGAGCTGCTCTACTGCTATAACATCCTCAAGCCCAAGAACGTGCTGCCCGTGCACGGCGAGCACCGCCACCTCTTTGCCAATGGCAAGCTCGCCAACCAGACCGGTGTTCCCGAGAAGAACACCATCCTCGGTCAGGACGGCATCGTTGTGGATCTGCGCGATGGTGTGGCCCGCGAGGTGGGTCAGCTCGATCTGAAGTTTGTCTACGTGGACGGCAAGACCGTCGGCGAGATCACCGAGGACGACCTGCGCGACCGCCGCGTGCTGGGCGAGGAGGGTTTCATCTCGATCCTCGTGGCCATCGACGGCAAGACCGGCCGGATCATCTCCGGTCCGCAGATCCAGGCCAAGGGCTTTGCCGAGGACGTCCGCGTCTTTGATAAGGTCAAGCCGAAGATCGTCGCCGCGATTAACGAGGCCGCCGATAACGGCGTACGCGACACCCACGCACTGAACCAGATCGTGCGCCGCACGATGGGTCGCTGGGTGGCCACGTCGCTGCGTCGCCGCCCGATGATCGTTCCGATGGTGGTTGCCGCATAA
- the dapA gene encoding 4-hydroxy-tetrahydrodipicolinate synthase, with product MKVHSDHTNRYCGNVSTVENPFGQVLVALVTPFTADGEVDWPGVEKHMDDVISAGADGIVITGTTGETSTLTDPEKLRLVEVGKSVSAGRAKIITGGGSNETAHAIELYKASEKAGADGVMIVTPYYNKPTQSGVLTHFRMIADATDLPVILYDIPGRTGIPIQYETILRAAKHPNILAVKDAKGDFSEVSRVLNQTDLLYFSGDDANALPHLSIGASGLIGVTGNIAATPYRQIVDAVNAGDLATATAAHQGLEPLVRAVMTHVPGTVAVKYILQGLGRIGSARVRLPLVGPEDFEAAKIEDDLALVGDIPGVDLHNFRPDRNAAAGGALPKVHGTTR from the coding sequence ATGAAGGTGCATAGCGACCACACAAACCGGTACTGTGGAAACGTGTCTACAGTCGAGAATCCCTTTGGTCAGGTCCTTGTCGCGCTTGTCACCCCCTTCACCGCCGATGGTGAAGTGGATTGGCCGGGCGTCGAAAAGCACATGGACGATGTCATCTCCGCCGGTGCCGACGGCATCGTCATCACCGGTACCACCGGGGAAACCTCCACGCTGACCGACCCGGAAAAGCTCCGCCTCGTGGAGGTGGGTAAGTCCGTCTCGGCCGGTCGCGCCAAGATCATCACGGGTGGTGGCTCCAATGAGACCGCCCATGCCATCGAGCTGTATAAGGCCAGCGAAAAGGCCGGCGCAGACGGTGTCATGATCGTCACGCCGTACTATAACAAGCCCACGCAGTCGGGAGTGCTCACGCATTTCCGGATGATCGCCGATGCCACCGATCTGCCCGTGATCCTCTACGATATCCCGGGCCGCACCGGTATTCCCATCCAGTACGAGACCATTCTGCGTGCCGCCAAGCACCCGAATATTCTCGCCGTGAAGGATGCCAAGGGCGATTTCTCCGAGGTGAGCCGGGTCCTGAACCAGACCGACCTGCTCTATTTCTCGGGAGACGACGCCAACGCACTCCCGCACCTGTCCATCGGCGCCTCCGGCCTGATCGGCGTGACCGGCAATATCGCCGCCACCCCGTATCGCCAGATCGTTGATGCCGTCAACGCCGGCGACCTGGCCACCGCCACGGCCGCCCACCAGGGCCTCGAGCCGCTCGTGCGTGCCGTCATGACGCATGTTCCCGGCACGGTGGCCGTGAAGTATATTCTGCAGGGCCTCGGGCGCATCGGTAGCGCCCGCGTGCGCCTGCCGCTCGTGGGCCCCGAGGACTTCGAGGCCGCCAAAATCGAGGACGATCTTGCCCTCGTCGGAGACATCCCCGGTGTCGACCTGCATAACTTCCGTCCCGACCGCAATGCTGCGGCCGGTGGCGCACTACCCAAGGTGCACGGAACCACGCGCTAG